The proteins below are encoded in one region of Catharus ustulatus isolate bCatUst1 chromosome 21, bCatUst1.pri.v2, whole genome shotgun sequence:
- the GTF3C5 gene encoding general transcription factor 3C polypeptide 5, producing the protein MAAARQRGPRGSAVLELPRSPRLVCVEYPGLVRDVGAMLRTLGGEQGVSRIYADPAKRLELYFRPKDPYCHPVCANRFPTSTMLLRVRRRSKKKQQLDTEEQIQPEVQFEMEILGIVTTVYKFQGMSDFQYLAMHSGPDGKQTSMYDKVLMLKPEKEEFFNRELPLYIPPPIFSRLDTPVDYFYRPDIQHREGYNNPQVSGENLIGLSRARRPHNAIFVNFDDEEIPTKPLDAAVQNWKKVCTNPVDKKVEEELRKLFEARPVWSRNAVKANISVHPDKLKVLLPYLAYYMLTGPWRSLWVRFGYDPRKQPEAKIYQVLDFRIRCGMKYGYAATDMPVKAKRSTYNYSLPITVKKQGSHTVSVHDLKQGLGSAGTSGAKKSPSSRYKLKESVYIFREGALPPYRQMFYQLCDLNVESLQKIIHRNDGTESECTERDGWCLAKTSDDLRDSMSLMIKQIIRSTRPALFSNTTSSEDGKEQLAYESGEDEDDEEEEEEDFKPSDGSENEMETEILDYV; encoded by the exons ATGGCGGCGGCGCGGCAGCGGGGCCCGCGGGGCTCGGccgtgctggagctgccccgcTCCCCGCGCTTGGTGTGCGTGGAGTACCCGGGGCTCGTCCGCGATGTCGGGGCCATGCTGCGGACgctgggaggagagcagggggTGTCGCGG ATCTACGCTGACCCTGCCAAAAGGCTGGAGCTGTATTTCCGCCCCAAGGACCCCTACTGCCACCCCGTGTGTGCCAACCGCTTCCCCACCTCCACCATGCTGCTCAGGGTCAGGAGGAGGAGCAAGAAGAAGCAGCAGTTGGACACCGAGGAACAAATCCAGCCAGAAGTCCAGTTTGAGATGGAGATTCTTGGGATTGTCACCACTGTTTACAAATTTCAAG GAATGTCTGACTTCCAGTACCTGGCAATGCACTCTGGCCCTGATGGCAAGCAAACCTCCATGTATGACAAAGTCCTGATGCTCAAACCAGAGAAGGAAGAATTTTTCAATAGGGAATTGCCTCTTTACATCCCACCACCCATTTTCTCACGTCTGGACACTCCTGTGGACTATTTTTATCGCCCAGATATACAGCACAG GGAGGGGTACAACAATCCCCAGGTGTCTGGTGAGAACCTGATCGGCCTCAGCAGGGCCCGGCGCCCACACAATGCCATCTTTGTCAACTTTGATGATGAAGAAATCCCAACTAAACCACTGGATGCTGCTGTACAGAACTGGAAGAAAGTGTGCACCAATCCTGTGGATAAAAAGGTGGAGGAAGAACTGAGAAAG CTCTTTGAAGCACGTCCTGTGTGGTCTCGCAATGCAGTGAAAGCCAATATCAGTGTCCACCCAGACAAGctgaaggtgctgctgccatATTTGGCCTATTACATG TTAACAGGTCCCTGGAGAAGCTTGTGGGTTAGGTTTGGGTATGACCCCAGAAAACAGCCTGAAGCAAAGATTTACCAAGTGCTGGACTTCCGAATTCGCTGTGGAATGAAATATG GTTATGCCGCTACTGACATGCCTGTGAAAGCAAAACGCAGCACGTACAACTACAGCCTGCCCATCACTGTCAAGAAACAAG GGAGTCACACAGTCAGTGTCCACGACCTGAAACAGGGGCTGGGTTcagctggcacatctggggcaAAAAAGTCCCCCTCCAGCAGGTATAAGCTGAAG GAATCTGTCTACATTTTCCGAGAAGGAGCTTTACCCCCTTACCGACAGATGTTCTACCAGCTCTGTGACTTAAATGTGGAAAG CCTGCAGAAGATCATCCATCGGAATGACGGCACCGAGTCGGAATGCACGGAGCGGGACGGGTGGTGCCTTGCCAAGACAAGTGATGACCTGAGGGACAGCATGTCCCTGATGATAAAGCAGATCATCAGATCCACCAGACCTG CTCTTTTCTCAAATACAACAAGCAGTGAAGATGGCAAAGAACAGCTGGCATATGAGTCtggagaggatgaggatgatgaagaggaggaggaagaagactTCAAGCCTTCTGATggcagtgaaaatgaaatggaGACAGAAATTCTGGACTATGTGTGA
- the LOC117005741 gene encoding bile salt-activated lipase-like produces MAHWHILALALCSCLGAAWAATLGVVYTEGGFVKGENKKLGLFGSYVDIFRGIPFAAPPKRLQDPEPHPGWDGTLETKDFKPRCLQMKLTQTDVRGSEDCLYLNIWIPQGRRQISTNLPVMVYIYGGAFLVGGSQGANFMDNYLYDGEEIAVRGNVIVVTVNYRLGPLGFLSTGDENLPGNYGLKDQHMAIAWVKRNIKAFGGDPDNITIFGESAGATSVSLQTLSPKNKGLFKRAISQSGVALCSWAIQRDPLLWAKKLGEKVGCSTDNTTVLANCLRSSDPKTLTLAYHLQLTNLPMPLVHTLALSPVVDGDFLPDVPENLFANAADIDYVAGVNDMDGHFFAGVDLPAINRPLVKVTADEVYKLVKGLTVDRGEAGANATYNIYTQSWGDKPSQEDVKKTVVQLMTDYIFLIPTQKTLDMHLQNAKSGKTYSYVFSEPSRMPVYPSWVGADHADDLQYVFGKPFATPLGYWPKHRTVSKAMIAYWTNFARTGDPNKGNSDVPVSWPAYTNEGKYYLDINHDIGKKSVKQDLRSRFVTFWNSVYLQLPQVANISQAELLF; encoded by the exons ATGGCTCACTGGCACATCCTGGCCTTggccctgtgctcctgcctcggggcagcctgggctgccacC CTGGGTGTGGTGTACACCGAGGGAGGATTTGTGAAAGGTGAGAATAAGAAACTGGGACTCTTTGGGAGCTACGTTGACATCTTCAGAGGGATTCCCTTTGCTGCCCCTCCAAAGAGACTGCAAGACCCTGAACCTCATCCTGGCTGGGATG GAACACTGGAAACTAAAGACTTCAAACCACGCTGCCTGCAGATGAAGCTGACACAGACTGATGTACGTGGAAGTGAGGACTGTCTCTACCTGAACATCTGGATCCCTCAGGGGAGGAGACAGA TCTCTACCAACCTGCCGGTGATGGTTTATATTTACGGCGGCGCTTTCCTGGTCGGAGGCAGCCAGGGAGCCAATTTCATGGACAACTACCTGTACGATGGGGAGGAGATCGCCGTGCGGGGCAACGTCATCGTGGTGACCGTCAACTACCGCCTGGGGCCGCTGGGCTTCCTGAGCACCGGGGACGAAAACCTGCCAG ggaacTACGGGCTCAAGGACCAGCACATGGCCATTGCCTGGGTGAAGAGGAACATCAAGGCCTTTGGAGGTGACCCCGACAACATCACCATCTTTGGGGAGTCGGCCGGTGCCACCAGTGTCTCCCTGCAG ACGCTGTCCCCAAAGAACAAGGGCCTGTTCAAGAGAGCCATCAGCCAGAGCGGTGTTGCGCTTTGCAGCTGggccatccagagggacccaCTCCTTTGGGCCAAAAAG CTTGGAGAAAAGGTGGGCTGCTCTACAGACAACACCACTGTCTTGGCCAACTGCCTGCGCAGCTCTGACCCCAAAACCTTGACCCTGGCCTATCACCTGCAGCTCACCAACCTGCCCA TGCCCCTGGTGCACACCCTCGCCCTCTCTCCTGTGGTCGATGGGGATTTCCTCCCAGATGTGCCAGAGAACCTCTTTGCCAACGCTGCCGACATCGACTACGTGGCCGGGGTCAATGACATGGACGGGCACTTCTTTGCCGGTGTGGATTTACCGGCCATCAACCGCCCGCTGGTGAAAGTCACTGC GGATGAGGTGTACAAATTGGTCAAAGGCCTCACCGTGGACAGGGGCGAGGCTGGAGCCAACGCCACCTACAACATctacacacagagctggggtgaCAAACCCTCGCAGGAGGATGTGAAGAAGACGGTTGTGCAGCTGATGACTGACTACATCTTCCTGATCCCCACACAGAAGACACTGGACATGCACCTGCAGAATGCCAA gagTGGCAAGACCTACAGCTACGTGTTCTCTGAGCCGTCCCGCATGCCCGTCTACCCCAGCTGGGTCGGGGCAGACCATGCTGATGACCTGCAGTACGTGTTTGGGAAGCCCTTTGCCACCCCCCTGGGCTACTGGCCCAAGCACAGGACTGTCTCAAAGGCCATGATTGCTTACTGGACCAATTTTGCCAGGACTGG tGATCCCAACAAAGGGAATTCAGACGTGCCCGTTTCCTGGCCAGCCTACACCAATGAGGGCAAGTACTACCTGGATATCAACCACGACATAGGCAAGAAGTCTGTGAAACAGGACCTGAGATCCCGTTTTGTGACCTTCTGGAACTCAGTCTATCTGCAGCTGCCACAGGTTGCCAACATCTCCCAGGCGGAGTTGCTGTTCTGa